A stretch of Pseudomonas sp. LRP2-20 DNA encodes these proteins:
- a CDS encoding dTMP kinase has product MKRPLFIALDGPKGTGKTTLLEAITRALRADDRKVIRLCEKKSDPFRGETMALVNTLVRNPCRDLELKVCARLADSRAWISRNVLPRQPADSIILIDRWYPSDAAFRRTVPFAEILRMNHERNVQVPDLHVGVVTSPDTSWARAAARTRGLGSTVIHKLDEQIACTEAFERAVAEHGWVLCRNEGTIAQATDQVVAEIQRVLHVPRP; this is encoded by the coding sequence ATGAAACGTCCGCTGTTTATTGCGCTGGATGGCCCCAAGGGCACCGGCAAGACCACGCTGCTGGAGGCCATCACCCGGGCGCTGAGGGCTGATGACAGGAAGGTGATCCGGCTTTGCGAGAAGAAAAGCGACCCCTTCAGGGGGGAAACCATGGCGCTGGTCAACACGCTGGTGAGAAACCCCTGCCGGGACCTGGAGTTGAAGGTCTGCGCGCGCCTGGCCGATAGCCGCGCCTGGATTTCCCGCAATGTGCTGCCCAGGCAACCTGCGGACAGCATCATCCTGATCGATCGCTGGTACCCCTCCGACGCCGCGTTTCGCCGAACGGTCCCGTTTGCCGAAATCCTGCGCATGAACCACGAGCGCAACGTGCAAGTGCCAGACCTGCATGTCGGCGTGGTCACATCGCCTGATACGTCCTGGGCGCGGGCTGCGGCCCGCACGCGCGGGCTGGGCAGTACGGTAATCCACAAGCTGGATGAACAGATCGCCTGCACCGAAGCCTTCGAACGGGCGGTGGCCGAACATGGCTGGGTGCTGTGCCGCAATGAAGGCACGATCGCGCAGGCGACGGACCAGGTGGTTGCCGAGATCCAGCGCGTGCTCCACGTACCGCGTCCTTGA
- a CDS encoding SDR family NAD(P)-dependent oxidoreductase — MSKKLEGKIALVTGGTTGIGLATAKRFAEEGAHVYITGRRQAELDKAVALVGNATGIAVDSTRLEQLDALYARIAQEKGRLDVLFANAGGGSMLPLGDITEAHYDDTFDRNVKGVLFTVQKALPLLAQNASIILTGSTAGSSGTAAFSVYSASKAAVRAFARSWILDLKDRAVRVNTLSPGATRTPGLVDLAGPDAGQQQGLLDYLASQVPLGRVGEPVEIANAAVFLASDDASFVNGAELFVDGGQAQI; from the coding sequence ATGAGCAAGAAACTTGAAGGCAAGATCGCACTGGTCACTGGCGGCACCACCGGCATTGGCTTGGCCACGGCAAAACGTTTTGCAGAGGAGGGTGCCCATGTCTACATCACCGGGCGCCGCCAGGCTGAGCTGGACAAGGCGGTGGCGCTGGTGGGCAACGCCACCGGTATTGCGGTGGACTCCACCCGGCTGGAGCAACTGGATGCACTCTATGCCCGCATCGCTCAGGAAAAGGGCCGCCTGGATGTGCTGTTCGCCAACGCTGGCGGCGGCTCCATGCTGCCATTGGGCGACATTACCGAAGCCCACTATGACGACACCTTCGACCGTAACGTGAAAGGTGTGCTGTTCACCGTGCAAAAGGCGCTGCCGCTGCTGGCGCAGAACGCCTCGATCATTCTGACCGGTTCCACGGCCGGTAGCTCCGGCACAGCGGCTTTCAGCGTGTATTCGGCATCCAAGGCCGCCGTTCGGGCCTTTGCCCGTAGCTGGATTCTGGATCTGAAGGATCGCGCCGTGCGGGTCAACACCCTGAGCCCAGGCGCAACGCGTACCCCAGGGTTGGTCGACCTCGCCGGGCCGGATGCCGGGCAACAGCAGGGCCTGCTGGATTACCTGGCGTCGCAGGTGCCGCTGGGGCGAGTCGGGGAGCCGGTCGAAATCGCCAATGCTGCCGTGTTCCTGGCCAGCGATGACGCCAGCTTCGTCAACGGCGCCGAGCTGTTCGTGGACGGTGGCCAGGCGCAGATCTGA
- a CDS encoding HWE histidine kinase domain-containing protein, with product MTFDPQVNLTNCDREPIQVPGSIQPHGCMLACDASATVVLRHSLNLPQMLGVTGAVNGQRLSALFGDEVAHTLRNSLARTREGTRPSQTFSMQLPSGQAFDVAAHVFKGTAIIEFEPAGASIAEPIELARTLIAQLREVDQTHKLFRDAARFVRAVLGYDRVMIYQLGADGAGKVVAEAKRGDLESFLGQYFPASDIPQQARALYLRNPIRIISDVKFKAVAIDPVLDPSGEPLDLSYAHLRSVSPIHCEYLSNMGVGASMSISVIVGGELWGLIACHHYAPRTLAMGQRVAAEMFGEFFSLHIETLRTRQHLEAAVNVHKALDALLRDANHAPDIEAFFHSRLGEFQSLIPCDGIGMSMQGRWTSTGLTPPKAAIAELLGLAQGVSEGQTWASNRLSMALPAAQDYCTEVSGVLIIPMSQQPRDYLMLFRKEVVETLDWAGDPNKTYESGALGDRLTPRKSFAIWKETVHRQSLPWSEQDRQFGEAIRRAIVEVALHNSELLANERSKAEIRQRMLNEELNHRVKNILSLIGALVAHPTSEGQTLKDYVATLKGRIHALSLAHDQVVRGDGGGRLATLLEAELSPYRTSAEAIEMTGPNVILDARAYSVMALVLHELATNAAKYGALSRAGGRLCVSWALDAGNACDITWRERNGPTVRPPSRRGFGTVLIDRSIPFDLGGTSNVEYLPEGLQGFFRIPARHLSVAAAPEALHPATPMAQPNAVLAARADACVLILEDQLVIAVGLEQILNDALITNVITAGSEHEAMKLLGQRTPDAAILDINLGTGTSICVADELVRRGVPFLFATGYGDGVSIPQHLQEVAVIRKPYDANAILASLQALLAP from the coding sequence ATGACCTTCGACCCCCAGGTAAACCTGACCAACTGCGATCGCGAGCCGATCCAGGTTCCCGGCAGCATTCAACCCCACGGCTGCATGCTTGCCTGCGATGCGTCAGCGACGGTCGTGCTGCGCCATTCGCTGAATCTGCCACAGATGCTTGGTGTGACAGGTGCAGTCAATGGCCAGAGGCTGAGCGCCTTATTCGGTGATGAAGTGGCTCACACCCTGCGCAACTCGCTGGCCCGCACCCGCGAAGGCACACGGCCATCGCAGACGTTCAGCATGCAGCTGCCTTCAGGTCAGGCGTTCGATGTTGCGGCCCACGTGTTCAAGGGCACCGCGATCATCGAGTTCGAGCCCGCCGGCGCCAGCATTGCCGAACCCATCGAACTGGCACGCACGCTGATCGCCCAGCTGCGCGAAGTCGACCAGACCCACAAGCTGTTCCGCGACGCCGCCCGTTTCGTGCGTGCGGTGCTCGGTTATGACCGCGTGATGATCTACCAGCTGGGTGCCGACGGCGCCGGCAAAGTCGTGGCAGAGGCCAAGCGTGGCGACCTGGAAAGCTTCCTTGGCCAGTACTTCCCGGCGTCCGACATCCCCCAGCAGGCCCGCGCCCTGTACCTGCGCAACCCGATCCGGATCATCTCCGACGTCAAGTTCAAGGCGGTTGCCATCGACCCAGTACTGGACCCGTCCGGCGAGCCCCTGGACCTCTCCTACGCGCACTTGCGCAGCGTTTCGCCGATCCATTGCGAATACCTGAGCAACATGGGTGTGGGGGCCTCGATGTCGATCTCGGTCATCGTCGGTGGCGAGCTATGGGGGCTGATCGCCTGCCACCATTACGCACCGCGCACCCTGGCCATGGGGCAACGGGTGGCGGCGGAAATGTTCGGCGAGTTCTTTTCGCTGCACATCGAGACCCTGCGAACCCGCCAGCACCTCGAAGCGGCCGTCAACGTCCACAAGGCGCTGGATGCGCTGCTGCGCGACGCCAACCATGCGCCCGACATCGAGGCATTCTTCCATTCGCGCCTGGGCGAATTTCAGTCGCTGATCCCGTGTGACGGCATCGGCATGTCGATGCAGGGACGCTGGACGTCGACCGGCCTGACGCCACCCAAGGCGGCCATTGCCGAACTGCTGGGGCTGGCGCAGGGGGTCAGCGAAGGCCAGACCTGGGCATCCAACCGGCTTTCGATGGCGCTCCCTGCGGCCCAGGACTACTGCACGGAAGTCTCCGGCGTGCTGATCATCCCGATGTCGCAGCAGCCAAGGGACTACCTGATGCTGTTCCGCAAGGAGGTGGTCGAGACCTTGGACTGGGCCGGTGACCCGAACAAGACCTACGAGAGTGGCGCGCTGGGCGACCGCCTGACACCGCGCAAGAGCTTCGCGATCTGGAAAGAGACGGTGCACCGGCAATCACTGCCCTGGAGCGAGCAGGACCGGCAGTTCGGCGAGGCCATTCGCCGGGCGATCGTCGAAGTGGCATTGCACAACAGCGAGCTGCTGGCCAACGAGCGCTCGAAGGCTGAAATCCGCCAGCGCATGCTCAACGAAGAGCTCAATCATCGGGTCAAGAACATCCTTTCCTTGATCGGCGCACTGGTTGCCCACCCAACGTCCGAGGGCCAGACGCTCAAGGACTATGTGGCGACGCTCAAGGGCCGCATCCACGCGCTGTCGCTGGCCCACGACCAGGTGGTGCGCGGCGACGGTGGCGGGCGCCTGGCCACCCTGCTCGAGGCCGAGCTGTCGCCCTATCGCACCTCGGCCGAGGCCATCGAGATGACCGGGCCCAATGTGATTCTCGACGCACGCGCCTATTCGGTGATGGCCCTGGTGTTGCACGAGCTGGCGACCAATGCGGCCAAGTACGGGGCGCTGTCGAGGGCCGGCGGCAGGCTCTGTGTCAGTTGGGCGCTCGATGCGGGCAATGCCTGCGATATCACCTGGCGCGAGCGCAACGGGCCAACGGTTCGCCCGCCGAGCCGCCGTGGCTTTGGTACGGTGCTGATCGATCGCAGCATACCGTTCGACCTGGGTGGCACCAGCAACGTCGAATACCTGCCCGAAGGCCTTCAGGGCTTTTTCAGAATCCCGGCCAGGCACCTCTCGGTGGCCGCAGCGCCTGAAGCGCTACACCCCGCTACGCCGATGGCGCAACCGAACGCTGTGCTCGCTGCGCGCGCAGATGCCTGTGTGCTGATTCTGGAAGACCAGCTGGTCATTGCCGTAGGGCTTGAGCAAATACTCAACGATGCTCTGATCACCAACGTCATCACCGCTGGCTCCGAGCATGAGGCGATGAAGCTGTTGGGCCAGCGCACGCCTGACGCCGCGATACTGGACATCAACCTGGGCACCGGCACATCGATCTGCGTGGCCGATGAGCTGGTGCGGCGTGGCGTTCCGTTCCTGTTTGCCACGGGCTATGGCGATGGCGTCAGCATTCCGCAGCATTTGCAGGAGGTTGCGGTGATACGCAAGCCCTACGATGCCAATGCCATTCTGGCCAGCCTGCAGGCATTGCTTGCGCCGTGA
- a CDS encoding flavohemoglobin expression-modulating QEGLA motif protein, with product MGTASLSELDAALPGLARKIRVLDALAWPDGIEQVFLSQWRAGNAQLPQVQLQPREHSSDIAALEAFIGQCDQGHPAGRFLAMTARSYATAGRMLGAIGTPDFTRYSSALYRRPDFLYPRQQLTMLDAAGFFLKTTDALLGSEQIPPTEADIPAEDFAAWMQPEVDRFFGPDRISIVLDANLAAKAIAGSRRIRLRAGALFSELDKQQLLQHEAFVHVATAQNGANQPNLKSLGLGAPRTTQTQEGIATLAELFTGSMDINRLRRVALRALAVQQALDGADFIEVFEGFVNAGQSPQESFRSTQRIFRGADLRGGSAFTKDAAYLTGLLGVHTLLRVAIRDNRPELVGHLFAGRLTLADTVRLAPLFESGWLQAPSYIPAWACDMRRLAANLAFSAFIAQIRLDVLDLPMFMAFADDHEADASAQ from the coding sequence ATGGGTACTGCCTCCCTGTCCGAGCTCGATGCCGCGCTGCCAGGACTTGCCCGCAAGATCCGCGTGCTCGATGCCCTGGCCTGGCCGGATGGCATCGAGCAGGTATTCCTCAGCCAGTGGCGCGCCGGCAATGCGCAGTTGCCCCAGGTGCAGTTGCAGCCGCGCGAGCACAGCAGCGATATCGCCGCGCTGGAGGCCTTTATCGGGCAATGCGATCAAGGGCATCCAGCCGGGCGCTTCCTGGCGATGACCGCACGCAGCTATGCCACCGCCGGTCGCATGCTGGGGGCCATTGGCACCCCTGACTTCACGCGTTATTCCTCGGCGCTGTACCGGCGCCCGGACTTTCTCTACCCCAGGCAGCAACTGACCATGCTCGATGCGGCCGGTTTCTTCCTCAAGACCACCGATGCCCTGCTGGGCAGCGAGCAGATTCCGCCAACCGAGGCTGACATTCCTGCCGAGGACTTCGCTGCCTGGATGCAACCGGAAGTGGACCGTTTTTTTGGGCCGGACCGGATCAGCATCGTGCTGGATGCCAACCTCGCCGCCAAGGCCATCGCCGGGAGCCGCCGTATTCGCCTGCGTGCTGGCGCCCTGTTCAGCGAGCTGGACAAGCAGCAACTGTTGCAGCACGAGGCCTTCGTGCATGTTGCCACCGCCCAGAACGGTGCCAACCAGCCCAACCTCAAGAGCCTGGGCCTGGGCGCGCCACGGACCACCCAGACCCAGGAGGGCATCGCCACGTTGGCCGAACTGTTCACTGGCAGCATGGACATCAACCGCCTGCGCCGTGTCGCCCTGCGTGCGCTGGCGGTGCAGCAGGCACTGGATGGCGCTGACTTCATTGAAGTCTTCGAAGGCTTTGTGAACGCCGGGCAGTCGCCGCAAGAGTCGTTCCGCTCGACCCAGCGGATTTTCCGCGGTGCCGACCTGCGCGGTGGCTCGGCCTTTACCAAGGATGCTGCCTACCTGACCGGCTTGCTGGGTGTGCATACCCTGCTGCGCGTGGCGATCCGTGACAACCGACCGGAACTGGTCGGCCACCTGTTTGCCGGGCGCCTGACCCTGGCCGATACCGTGCGCCTGGCGCCGCTGTTCGAGTCCGGTTGGCTCCAGGCGCCGAGCTACATTCCGGCCTGGGCCTGCGACATGCGCAGGCTCGCCGCCAATCTTGCGTTTTCGGCTTTCATCGCCCAGATCAGGCTGGATGTACTCGACCTGCCAATGTTCATGGCCTTTGCCGACGACCACGAGGCGGATGCCAGCGCCCAGTGA
- a CDS encoding LysR family transcriptional regulator → MPRIPDFEGLAMFAKVAEEGSYAAASRALGVSVPTVSRAVARLEERLGARLFNRTSRQLSLTEFGQGMVEQASALYRQAEAMESEAQELSLQPRGLVRLAVPMAFGLRWVAPLLPELLALYPELELDLHLSDSTVDLVADGFDAALRIAALPDSSLVARRICSVSQYLVAAPSYLARHGQPTHPRELAGHACMSYAYRARSQVWRFSHSDGSSHDVVPRGPLRVTNSDALVAPLLSGLAIAELPEFMAAEYLADGRLVHLLPEWRMTQGGLYFVTPSARTRPRKVQALAEFFVERLANPQWQVQLSG, encoded by the coding sequence ATGCCAAGAATTCCAGATTTCGAAGGCCTGGCGATGTTCGCCAAAGTGGCCGAAGAAGGCTCTTACGCCGCCGCCTCACGGGCCCTGGGCGTTTCGGTGCCCACCGTATCGCGCGCAGTTGCGCGCCTGGAAGAACGCCTGGGCGCACGCCTGTTCAACCGCACGTCGCGCCAGCTCTCGCTGACGGAGTTCGGCCAGGGGATGGTCGAGCAAGCCAGCGCGCTGTATCGCCAGGCCGAGGCAATGGAAAGCGAGGCCCAGGAGCTGTCGCTGCAGCCGCGCGGGTTGGTGCGCCTGGCAGTGCCGATGGCCTTTGGCTTGCGTTGGGTCGCGCCGCTGCTGCCCGAACTATTGGCGCTATACCCGGAGCTTGAGCTTGACCTGCATCTGTCGGACTCGACCGTCGACCTGGTCGCCGATGGCTTCGATGCGGCCTTGCGCATCGCCGCCCTGCCCGACTCATCGCTGGTGGCACGGCGCATCTGTTCGGTCAGCCAGTACCTGGTGGCCGCACCGTCCTACCTTGCCCGCCATGGCCAGCCCACGCACCCGCGCGAGCTGGCTGGCCACGCCTGCATGAGTTACGCCTATCGTGCCCGCAGCCAGGTGTGGCGCTTCAGCCACAGCGACGGCAGCAGCCACGACGTGGTGCCCCGCGGGCCGCTGCGGGTGACCAATTCGGATGCCCTGGTCGCGCCCTTGCTGTCGGGCCTGGCCATTGCCGAGTTACCGGAATTCATGGCCGCCGAGTACCTGGCCGACGGACGCCTTGTGCACCTGCTGCCCGAATGGCGGATGACCCAGGGCGGGCTGTACTTCGTGACCCCGTCGGCGCGTACACGGCCACGCAAGGTCCAGGCACTGGCCGAGTTTTTCGTCGAGCGGTTGGCGAACCCGCAGTGGCAAGTTCAGTTGTCAGGCTAG